One segment of Brassica napus cultivar Da-Ae chromosome C3, Da-Ae, whole genome shotgun sequence DNA contains the following:
- the LOC106427524 gene encoding late embryogenesis abundant protein 2-like: MKMASMQLTRATLFSLSKAFPIVRSPLTLAASSTRKVSRVCFASSVSRSEGRDPVENARDSRADVPYGSKKWRENTEENYAQGAKDKANEGASKAADKAYETKEQAKGTAYEAKEKAKDYAELTKDEVNEGAYKAAEKAEDTKERAKEKAEDTMDSAKAKARDAKEKVKEYGEETKEKAEGFKETVKVKAEELGEKTKESVKGAWENTKDTARTVTEAVVGPEEDADEARADIDKGVEDLTKKAEKKR, from the exons ATGAAAATGGCGTCCATGCAACTAACCAGAGCTACTCTTTTTAGCCTCTCAAAAGCTTTCCCTATAGTTCGATCTCCCTTAACTCTTGCTGCTTCTTCGACCCGGAAAGTCTCTCGCGTGTGCTTTGCCTCCTCTGTTAGCCGTTCCGAg GGTAGAGATCCGGTAGAGAATGCTAGAGACTCAAGGGCAGATGTACCTTACGGTTCAAAGAAATGGAGGGAGAATACCGAAGAAAACTATGCTCAAGGAGCTAAAGACAAAGCTAATGAAGGAGCGAGCAAAGCAGCTGATAAAGCTTACGAGACCAAAGAGCAGGCTAAAGGCACAGCCTACGAAGCAAAGGAGAAGGCTAAAGACTACGCGGAACTGACAAAAGACGAAGTAAACGAAGGGGCGTATAAGGCAGCGGAGAAAGCAGAAGATACAAAAGAAAGAGCCAAGGAGAAAGCAGAGGATACAATGGACAGTGCAAAAGCAAAGGCTCGAGATGCTAAAGAAAAGGTTAAAGAGTATGGAGAAGAGACTAAGGAGAAAGCAGAAGGGTTTAAGGAGACCGTGAAGGTCAAGGCTGAAGAACTTGGAGAGAAGACGAAGGAGTCGGTGAAAGGAGCTTGGGAGAATACAAAAGACACTGCACGGACTGTGACCGAAGCTGTGGTTGGGCCTGAAGAGGACGCGGATGAGGCACGAGCTGATATCGATAAAGGTGTTGAagatttaactaaaaaagcggAGAAAAAAAGATGA